CGCCGGGGGTACGGGTTGCCCTCGTGCAGCTGCACCAGCGGGGGCTGTAGGGCGGCCACCTCGTTGTCCTGTAGAGGCAGAGGCGCCGTGGGCGGGGGCTCTGCCCTCCTGTCCGGGCGGCCCTCTCCTCCTGCACCTGCGGCTTGTGCTCTCGTAAGCTGGAGGGGGCGCCCTGCCGGCCTGACGTGCAAAGTGGGTGGCTGGCCCTGCGCTCAGGCACCCTGCCCTGCTCAGGACCACATTCCCTGACCTTCCAGCCCCCCTCACTGCCACCCAGACACGCAAGTTCTCCGCTCCTTACGCCCCGGGCGCCCACCTCAGGTGATCTGCACCGACCCCCCTTCCCAACTGTCCTCCCCCAGCACCCAGTGCCTCTGACACCCCGTGTGCTCTGTGACTAGGCACCTTTCCCTGCTAAGACGATAAAACAGGTTGTCTATCCTCCGTCCTCTTTGCCACCTTTCCCCCAGCCCGCGAGCTCCGCGAGGCAGGGGCCTCGTGTGTCCCTCCCTGTCTAAACCAGCGCCTGGCCCGAGACCACAccgaatgaaggaaggaaggaacgagcGAGGGAGGACTCCCTGGGCTCCGTGAGCGGGCGGACTCGCCGGGAGCCCAGGACACACAGCACCTAACGCAGCCTCGGTCCCGGGCCCTTTAAGAAGTGCTGGCTTAGAAGAGCCGCAGCAGTGGGAAACCTGAGTTTGTGGGCTCCGCCGTCCCCCGGGCCCCGCGCTCGGAGAGGGGTGGGCAGCGTGGCCCGAAGGGAGGCGGCCTCGTGGCCTGCACACCACCTCCCACGCCCagcccccagagccccaggcGTGCCGGGGACGCGAGGCCGTGCTCGGCCTGCCACCGTGGAGCCCCGGCCAGACGTCCCCCGGGCTCCAAGCCCTGAACTCGGCTGCGTCCTTACCGTCCCACGTGGGAGGGGTGTCCGCGCCTCCAGCTGAAAGAAAACGCAGGGGTCACCCCAGCAACCCTGACGCCTggcacccccgccccgccccagcgGAAGCCGGCACGGCTACACCCTGGTGCCTGTGCCATCAGCGGGCGCACAGCACCTCACGTGCATCGGCTGTAAGAAGCGGGAGTCACTTCTCTGTAAACCCCAAACTGCTCGGAAGGCCccgagttaaaaaataaagaaacgtgaGGAGGGAGCACGGTCACTGCATGAGGCGCTCACCCCACAGGACAACCGAGACCAAGGCTCAGGCTCGCTGTGGggggcccccttcccccccccatgctctcctgaaccccaagcaagctcgaGAAggtctcccaccccttccccgtGCAGGTAACTCACCAGGACCTTCCGGAACCCATTCCGGACCCGGACGTACAGCTCCTCTGTCTCAGCCACAAAGATGAGCCAGCCCTCCGGAACCTCCGGCACCTTGTCCAGCATGGTCTGGTACGTGGCCCAGATCCTTACCTGCTGGAAGCCCGACCCAGTGGGTGCCCTCGCACACAGGCAGCGTCTGGgctcatggggggtggggggaggacactTCCGGATGAGGGACAGTCCTGAAGGCTTAAGTGTGTTCCTTTCTCGATCAGGCTGTTCCCCGAGAATGCTCTGTGGCACCGGGACGGTGAGGCCACCCTATGGGAGGGCTGGATGCCAAGTGCCCACGTGCCCGGTGAGCCCTGCTGGGGATCCTTCTTAATGGCTGTCCTCCCTtgtcctcccctgcccacccgAGTCCCACGGCCACCCCCAGGCTCCCCGTTTTCTGCTTTGCAAACCACATCTCGGCTGCCGTGCATCTGTGCacggggcagggccaggcccggTGCCGGGACCCTCCGGAGCAGGCCACCCACAGGTCTGCAGAGGGGAGGGCGGCCGGGCAGGCGACTGGGCAGCAAGCATCTGACCGGTAAGGAACACGGGGACCCTTACCCCTGAGGAGGTGCCCATGGTTCCAGGGGGTCCGGGGGGCCCAGGTGGGCCTGGGGGGCCGGGAACACTGATTGCTGCAAGAGAAGAGCCAGAGATGGGAACGCAGGGCCCTGGCTGGACGAGGCCGGAGACCAGGTACCCGCCCCTGCTTGACTTACTCTGCCTGTAAGGGCCGGGGAAGGAAGGGGGCCCCGGGGGCccgggggggccgggggggccaGGAGGCCCCTGACGCCCCTCATGGCCGATGCCAGGGGGCCCCTGAGGTCCAGGTGGGCCTGGCTGGCCCCGAATGCTCTCTCCCTTGGGACCCTGGGGGAGACAACAGAACATGTGGCAGAGGCCCTGCGGGgagccccctgcctgcccccacgATGGCCGGGGAAACCTGGCCTCCCACACGgtgtgctctgtgctgggaagGGATCCCAGAACACGGACCAGAGCACGCCCTGGACAGAGGTTCGGTCCCCCGAAGGCCCTCGTTCCCCCTCCATCCCTCAGGCAGAAGCTGGGGCCTGTGCCCCCTGGAATCTTTTAGGGCAGATGGTCTCCCTGAGGGAGGGCTGGGTGAGGGCCCCTATGCCCCCCCATTCTCCCGGCTGGCTGGGGGGGGGCCCAGGCCGTGACCCACCAGGCCTGCCCCGTGTCCCCCCCTGCCAGGAGTGGGGGCAACCTTTTGGGCCTTGCAGGCATCCACAGCTGGGCTGGACCTGGCCCAGGACGTTGGGGACACGGGCTCTGACTCGGGCCTGCAGGCAGCCAGGAGTCCAGACTTACCGGAATCCCAGGGTAGCCTGGCGGGCCGGGGGGGCCGGGCACACTGGAGCCGAAGAATCCGCCACCCCCGGGCTCACCCCGTTCGCCCTTCTGCCCCGGGTCTCCTCTATCACCCTTCTCCCCCTGTGGATGGAAATGCCGGTCTGAGACAGCCCGGCTCCCGCTGCTGACCTGGGAGGGGCAGGCCGACCCCCCGGAAGCCCCGAGTGGGCAGGGTGAGGCAGCCGGAAGCTTCTGGAGCCCAGGAGGTCCGGCACACCCTGCGGGACAGGACTTGTCTCCCCACCTTCTGAGCCCCCAAGGAACCCAGCCAGGGTGGGACAGGCGACGGGGACGCGGGTGACACCCACCTTCATTTCAGCCTCCAGCTGGAGGAGGTCGAGCGGGAACTGCCCTGTAGGAGAGATGGGGCGCCAAGGTGAGTGTCTCGGCAGCGCCATGCCCCCCACCTACAGCTGCCTTCGTTGCCTTCTAGAACGTCTGTTTCTGGGGGGCCCCCTGCAGTTTTGTTACACTTTTGTTAATGGCGGCCCCGGAATGTTTTAGGGGTGCAGCAGCAGGACCGGACAGTAAGGCTGGTTCACACCCGTGGCCTCACTGGTGGGGACACAGGAAGACGTGTGTCACCTCGTGATGGGAGTTCCAGGACGCGTCTGGCGGCTCGGACGGTTCCCCGTGACGCCCGCCTGCCTCTGGCGGCCACAGGTCTGACCTCCTTTTGTAATGGCAcctttttagaatttctttttgtttattaccagttgatttttgtgaatcGCCCGTGACCTTGCTAAGTCTACCTGTTAATTGCAACGGTATGTTCTTTTGGGTGGTTGATGTTCCCAAACCCGTCTGTACAAATGGCAGGTACTTCTTCCTTCgcaaccctccccaccctcccgggGCAGCGGCCACCACCCTGAGCACCAGCCACCCTGCAGCCCTAGCGAGGGTGGAGGCGGAGCAGCCCTTTGCCCCTCGCTCGCTGGCTCGCTCGCTCGCAGGGCTCCCTCCTTTCTCCGTCCTGCAGGGGGCGTGCCAGGATCAGCGGTCTTTCCAAAAACTACCTTGACTTGCAAATGGTTGTTCACTCAGCTTGAGCTGtaccatttcttcccttttctttgcttttctatgttaattttattttttaacataatttcttGTCAAGTTGACTAACATACGGTGTGCACAGTGCGCtcctggttttgggggtagattcccgtgactCATGGCTTCTGTAcaacccagtgcccatcccaaacagtgccctcctcagtgcccatctctTTTGTTAAAGGTaaatttgctatttgttttctgactTCTTGAGCTGAGTGCTGAGAAACGTGTCCCGCTTGAGGCTGTGAGTTCCTGAACAGTTAACAGGACCCGTGGCCTGGGGCCCAGCTGGGCCGGCCGATGGGTGCGTGGCCCCCATCTGGGGGGAGGTCCTGCTGCCGCGGGGCCGCTGCGGCCACGGACTCAGCCGGGGCCTCACCACCTTCCACCTGCCGGTTGTGAGTGGTTCCTCCTTATCTGGAAGGGAAGTGCGCTGCTCTGGGGTCATCTTCCAGGTGTGTCTGTGACGCCGACTTCCTGCTCGCTTTCTGCCAGGCGAGGGCCCGGGTGGTGAAGACAGGGCCCCAGGGCCAGGTCGGGAACTCCGCTTCCTGCCTGAGCTGTTCTCTGTGAGCTGGTGCCGTCACTTCCTGAGAGCCGGCCATGCCCCCACGAGGACGGATCTGTGTCATCCTTCTCCTGTCGGTTGCTGCTCTTTACGGCTTGAAGCTATGTTGTTAGGGGCACAGGGTTTGGAATTGCTGTATTTTTCTGGTGGGTTTACTCCTTTTTCATAATGGACTTTTTTTCCCCGAGTTCCTGGCAATGTTTCCTGCCTCAAGGTACACTCGTCTGATTTCTCACACACAAACAggtatttgtacacacacacacacacacacacacacacacacacaggtgcattCACAGACGCATGTAGACACACACCCGTGCAAAGGTGCACATTCATACACaggtgcacatgtgcacacacacaggtacattCACAGATGCacgcaggtgcacacacacacaggtgcgtTCACAGATACACAGGCACACAAAGGCACACATATACATAGGTACATGTACGTGCACAGGTGCACTCACACGTGCACCCACAAGAACACGGGCACGCTCACACATACAGGTGCACATGAGCACACaagcacacaggtgcacacacaggtgcacattcacacacacaggtgcacacacaggtCTGTTCATAGATGCGGACACATGCACACGGgagcacacacaggtgcacattcaggcacaggtgcacacacacaggtgcacacatgcacacacacaggcttggTTTGCCTGCCCCTGTCCCGCATTCAGCTTGTGTGTGTCTGTCCTCATATTTGCAGTGTCCCTCGTAAGCAGCATATGGTTTTGTTTCTCTCCAACTGCCGACGTTTACCTTTAACGGAGTATTCAGTGGGTTCCCGTTCAGTGCGCTTACGGACAGATGTCAGTTTGAACCAACTATGTTAAATGTGCCTGGTTCCATCTGCTCtgtgctcccttttctctcctttcgtGTCGTCTTCAGGGTCTGGTAATTTTGGTGCCATCCTCGCCGGGCATGCTTAGTTGCGTGGTCCTGGCCCGTCGTTGGCTCCACCCCCGGAAGCGGCGAGGTATGTCCCGCTTCGACCACGCTGAACGAGGGCAGCGGTTCGCTCCTGGGGGTCTCCCCTCCAGCATCGCCTCCTTCTCGAAGGGCCCTTGCCATCTGTCCCGTCCCATCAGGGCGGGTCCTCCGACGGCCTCGCTCTGAAGGGGGTTTCCGCCGACGCACACAGGCCATCTTTACGTCGTCCTGAGGCCTCTTCTCTGGCGTCGTCTTCCGTGCGGAGGAGTGAGGTCCTGTTGGTCGGTGGAGCGAAGGGCTCCTTCGGCCTCAGAAAACCCTTCGCCGTGCCGCCTCCAGGTGCTCTCCCGCcggcgcccccgcccctgccccggcccGCGGCCTCCACGCAGGCCTCTCTCGCTCCCCTCCCGGTCTCGTCTGCCGAAACTCACGCGGCCTCCTCGGGTGCAGTGGCCGCGCCCCTCCATCCCAGAACGGAACCGGGTTCTTTCCAGGGTCCCGGCTCCCTGCACTCACCCCCACCTTCCCTTTGCTGGAGCACTGTCGTGATTCAAGCTCCCACCCTGGCTGGCTCTCCTGGGGGCCTGTCTCACCTCTGCTCTCCTGCCTGCATTCCGGTCCGTTCTGGCCATTTTGTTCACCTGCTCAGCCTAAATCGTAGGCCCTTGGTGAGCTCACCTTCCTCAGGGAGCGGCTTCTGCCTCTAGCAGTCCTCAGGGAAAACCCTGGGTCTCAGCCCCGCCCGGCGGCCTGTCTCTGAC
This genomic stretch from Acinonyx jubatus isolate Ajub_Pintada_27869175 chromosome C2, VMU_Ajub_asm_v1.0, whole genome shotgun sequence harbors:
- the LOC128315078 gene encoding uncharacterized protein LOC128315078, whose translation is MGVPGRVWRLGRFPVTPACLWRPQGLVILVPSSPGMLSCVVLARRWLHPRKRRGPLPSVPSHQGGSSDGLALKGVSADAHRPSLRRPEASSLASSSVRRSEVLLVGGAKGSFGLRKPFAVPPPGALPPAPPPLPRPAASTQASLAPLPVSSAETHAASSGAVAAPLHPRTEPGSFQGPGSLHSPPPSLCWSTVVIQAPTLAGSPGGLSHLCSPACIPVRSGHFVHLLSLNRRPLVSSPSSGSGFCL